The genomic segment TCGGTCCGAGATCGAGCTCGGACAGTCCATCGATGCTGCTCACATAAAGCGTTTCGCCCGACCCGGAAGACTTGACCTTGCCCGGGAGCGTTCGCTCGAGCACGGAGTAGGCCGTATCCCCGTTCCGCAATTCGACCTGCGTCGCAGGAAGCAAGGTGCCGCGCTGGGCGTCTCCGACGACCGACAGCGTGACGGTGCCGGTTGCAGCGCCGTTGGCGTCGGTAACCGCAGCCGCGGCGGGAGCCGCCAGGCACACGGCCAACGCGACGATCAGCATGAGCGCCAGCGGCCAGGCGCGATATGATCTGAGCGAAGGGGATAAGGTGTGTTGAAATAAAGATCGGACGTTCGGCATGGATCGGACCTCGTTTCCGGTAAAGTGGCGGCAGCATGAGGGGGCGAGCGGCTGACGAGTGATCGAGCGGACGACAGTGTCGCTGTCGGTTAGCCGGTCGGACGACAGATCCGCGGCCAAGACGGCCAAGCGGACTACAAATCCGCTATATGGCCAAGAGCCGGCGAATAGAACGCATTAGCGGACCACAGATTCGCTAAAGGCATGATCGGCGGCACAAAAGGGCGCGATATTGAAAAATAAGAGATCCGGAGTCCGCAGAAAAGCGATAAAGTGTCTGGAAATCGAAATTAGCGGAAGCTCGGTCCGTTCGAATAGAGTAGACAGCGCGCGCCGACAATTCAAAAAGCCCCTGCCGTTAACAGGGGCTGACATGAAATACCACGCCAAAGTCGAGCCGCGCAAGCGTTTTTCGCAGCGCATTCTCTTCCTTTAGCCCCCGAAGAAAGAGAATCGACGTTCAAGGCAGGTCTCCTGGCTCTTGCCTCATCGCTGCGCGGCGCCTTCCCGTCCGCTTGGACAGTGGCAACAAGCCGCTTCGCTCCGCAATTACAGTGGCGGGACCGCGCCGGATTCGCACCGGCTTCCCTATTAAGCCCTTCCGCGCCGATCGCGCCGGGGCACCTTGCCGTCATTCGGCTATTCGATTCCTTCTCATGATAGACCCCCGTCGCCGCTTTGTCCATCGGGCGTGCCGAACAAGGCGATGAAGCGCTGCGCCGCGCGGGAGAGATAACGGTCCTTAAGCCAGACGAGCCCGACCTCCGACAGCAGGTCGGCGTCGCGGATCGCGCGGCATTCGATGCCCGCCAGCGGAAACGTCGACATGACGGACTTCGGCAGCAGCGCGGCGCCGAAGCCGTGGGCCACCAGCGTGAGCGCGATCGCCACGCTCGCGCATTCGCACAGAACGCGGGGGCTTAGCTCCGCGGCCGCGAAGGCGCGCATGATCGTCTCGTGCATGACGACCGTGCGATCCGTCTTTAGCGAGACGAGCGGAAAAGCCGCGAGCTCGGCAAGGGACAGCGGCTCCGTGCCGGCGCTGATCGCCGGTCCGCCCTGTGCCGGTCCGCCCTGCGCCGGTCCGCCCTGCCCCGGTCCGCCCTGCGCCTGCGCCGCGCCGTCCGCAGCTTTCCAGGCGCCCGTCGGCAGCAGCGCGACGATCGGGTCGGAAGGGAGAGGCCGAATCTCGTAGCGGTCCTCGCCGCCGGGCGCTTCGAACGGCAGCCGGGCGACGGCGATCTCGATCTCGCGCCGTTCCAGCCGTTCGCCGAGCAGATGGTGGTCGCCTTCGCTCAGCTTGAAGCTCACGTCCGGATACCGCTCCCTGAATCGGCCGAGCGGACCGGGAAGCAGCGACGTGCAGGACACGACGGCGCCGACCGACAGCACTCCGCGCACGCCCTCGTCCAGCTCCCGCACCTCCGCCACCGTCTCCTCCAGTTGTCGGAGCAATCCGGCGGAACGCTCGCGAAGACGCTCCCCGGCCGGCGTAAGCCGCAGCCGCCTGCCCGACCGGTCGAAGAGCGCGACGCCGAGCTCCTCCTCGATCAGCCGCATCTGCCGGCTTAGCGGCGGCTGCTCCATATGAAGCTTTTTGGCCGCGGAAGTGATCTGGCCTTCCTCGGCTACCGTCAAAAAATAACGCAGCTGCCTGACATCCATCGTTCCCGCACCTCGCTAGTTCTGTTTTCAGCATACTTTAAAGGTATGGTATTCGTACAAATCAGATATTTCAAATATATTTCCGTTCGCGTTATTCTACAAGCAACACTTTGCAGGAGGGAATGACGATGGAACGAAGCGGGCAGGAAAGCATGCCATTGCATGGAATCAGGGGGCTTCAAAGCAAGGTTCGCGAGCTGCAGGAGAGCCCGGGCGGGCTCGGTTTCGGACGTTATTTTACCGATCATATGCTGCTCATGGATTACGAGGAAGGCACCGGCTGGGGCGAGCCGCGGATCGTCCCCTACGGGCCGCTGCTGCTGGACCCGGCGTCGAAGGTCTTTCATTACGGACAGACGGTGTTCGAGGGCATGAAGGCGTTCAAGTGGAAGGATGGCCGGGCGAGGCTGTTCAGGCCGCTGGATCATGTCCGCCGGCTGAACCGCTCCTGCGCGCGCATGTGCGTGCCGGCGGTGGATGAAGCGCGGGTGTTGGGAGCGCTGCGGCGGCTCGTGACCGCGGACGCGGATTGGATTCCCGAAGCGCCCGGCACTTCGCTCTATATCCGTCCGTTCGTCGTCGCGACCGAGACGCAGCTCGGCGTGGCGCCTTCCCGGTCGTACGCGTTCGTCGCGATCTGCTCGCCGGTCGGCGCCTACTACGCGGAGGGCGTGCGTCCAGTCCCGATATATGTGGAAACGGAGCATGTGCGCGCGGTCGCCGGCGGCGTGGGAGACGCCAAGACGGCGGGGAACTATGCGGCGGGGCTCAAGGCGCAGGAGGCGGCTGCGCGGATGGGCTGCGCCCAGGTGCTGTGGCTGGACGGCGTCGAACGCGAATACGTCGAGGAAGTCGGGAGCATGAACGCGTTTTTCCGCTTCGGCGACGAGATCGTCACGCCGCCGCTCGGCGGCAGCATCCTGGCCGGGGTCACCCGGGATTCGGTCATTAGGCTGCTCCGGGGCTGGGGCGTATCCGTCAGCGAGCGTCCGGTCTCGATCGGCGAGGTAGCGGCGGGCTTGCGGGACGGCAAGCTGCGCGAGGCGTTCGGCACGGGCACCGCCGCGGTCGTCTCCCCGATCGGCAGCCTGCATTGGCGCGGAGAGCGGTTGACCGTCGGCGACGGGGAGCCCGGCGAGCTGTCGAAGCGGCTGTACGAGACGCTGTCGGGCATTCAACGCGGCGAGCTGCCGGATGCCTATGGCTGGATGGAGGTCGTGCCATCCGCGGCCGAATAGCCGGATCGTGGCGGACGGGGGTCCGGTGATGATATCATCGGAGTACCGGCCCTGGGGCCGGCCGTTCGACCATCAGCCAGAGAGAAGGTCTTTTTTCATATGATAACGCTCATCGTCCTGCTCGCCGTCGTACTGCTGCTGGCAGCGACCGTCTACGCGGTGCTCGCCTTGGATCCGGTATTCGGCGCCCAGGCTTACCGGGATCGCGGACATCGCCTTCACAAGTCTCCGCAATTCAAAGACGGCAAGTTCCGCTATCCGCTGCCGACCTCGATGGTGACGTCCGCGGCGGACTATCTGTCCATGCTCCGCGACTTCGCGAAGCGGCGGCCGAACGCGCGGCCTGCGCCCGGTCGTCTCCCCGTCGTGAAGCTCGACACGGCCGCGATCGGCCGTCCCGGGCCGCTCCGCGTCACCTGGTTCGGGCATTCCGCGTCGCTGCTCGAGATCGGCGGCTGCACGATTCTCCTCGATCCGATGCTGGGCCGCGCGCCGTCGCCATTTCCCCGCTTCGGCGGCAAGCGCTACGCCGATACGATGTCCTTCGAGATCGAGGCGCTGCCGCCCATCGACGCGGTTATCTTTTCGCACGACCATTACGACCATCTGGACTACGGCACCATACGCCGGCTGCATGCCAAGGTCGGCCGCTTCTTCGTGCCGCTCGGCGTTGGCGCGCATTTGCGCCGATGGGGTGTGGACGAGAGCCGCATCGAGGAGCATGACTGGCACGAGACGTTTGAATGGGAAGGGCTGCGGCTGTCATGCTTGCCAGCCCGGCATTTCTCGGGCCGGGGGCTGGCCGGGCGGGATGCGACCCTTTGGTGCGCTTGGGCGATCGAGGGCGGCGGCCAAAAGGTGTTTTTCAGCGGAGACAGCGGCTACGGTCCGCACTTCGCGGAGATCGGCGAGCGATTCGGTCCGTTCGATCTAACGCTCATGGAATGCGGACAGTACGATCCGCGCTGGGCGGCCATCCATATGTCGCCGGAGGAGACCGTTCAGGCCCATATCGACGTAAAAGGAGGAACGCTGCTGCCGATTCACTGGGGCGCGTTCACGCTTGCGATGCACGATTGGAACGATCCGATCCGCAGGGCGTCCGCCGAAGCGGCCCGCAAAGGCGTGCGGATCATCTCGCCTCGCATCGGGGAGACCGTCGAGATCGGCTTCGAGATGAGCGGCGCGAGCGCCGACGCGGCCGCGGCCGTGGAATGGTGGAGGTGACAGCGGCCTATGCCCAAGGTTGTTTATGCCGCGCTGATCCTGCTCAGTCTCATTTGGGGCGGCTCGTTCTACTTTATTAAAGTGCTGGTGGAAGACTTCGGGTCATGGGGCGTCTCCTTCCTGCGGTCGGCGTTCGGGCTCGTTGCCGTGACGGCGATCATGCTGGCGATGCGCAAGCCGTTCGGGCTGCGCGGCGTCCGATGGCCTGCGATGGCCCTCGTCGCGATCGTGAACACGGCCTTGCCCTGGTACCTCATCGCGCACAGCGAGACGCGGCTCGACAGCAGCGTCGCCTCGATCCTGAACGCCACGACGCCGCTCTGGACGGTCGTCATCGGCGTAGCCGCTTTCCGCGCGTCCTCGAACCGGTACCAGTGGATGGGCATCGCGATCGCCTTCGCGGGCGTCGCGCTGCTGCTTGGCATCACGCCGTCCGCCGTCTCGTCGATCGATGCGACCGGCCTGCTGCTCATGATGGCCGCCACGCTGTGCTACGGACTGGGCTCGCAGCTGTCCAAACGCGTGCTGACCGGTTACTCCATGTACCAGTTGACCTTCGGCACACTGCTCTGCAGCACGGTCGCGAGCGGCGTCATGGCGCTCGTCGTCGATCCCTTCCCGGTCGAGCCGCTCGCGGACGGCACGAACCTGCTCATGCTGCTCGGACTCGGCGTCTTCGGCTCGGGCATCGGCTACATCCTGTTCTACTACATCATCCTGGCCGCGAGCGCCGAATTCGCCACGACGGTCACTTACCTCGTGCCCTGCACGGCGCTGGTCTGGGCGTACACGCTGCTCGGCGAGCGCGTCGGCTGGAATATGCTCGCGGGGCTGATCGTTATTCTCTGCGGCGTTTACTTAGCGGGGAAAAAGAAGCAGGCATCCCCCGCACTGCCGGCCGCAAAAGCATAAAATCAA from the Cohnella hashimotonis genome contains:
- a CDS encoding LysR family transcriptional regulator gives rise to the protein MDVRQLRYFLTVAEEGQITSAAKKLHMEQPPLSRQMRLIEEELGVALFDRSGRRLRLTPAGERLRERSAGLLRQLEETVAEVRELDEGVRGVLSVGAVVSCTSLLPGPLGRFRERYPDVSFKLSEGDHHLLGERLERREIEIAVARLPFEAPGGEDRYEIRPLPSDPIVALLPTGAWKAADGAAQAQGGPGQGGPAQGGPAQGGPAISAGTEPLSLAELAAFPLVSLKTDRTVVMHETIMRAFAAAELSPRVLCECASVAIALTLVAHGFGAALLPKSVMSTFPLAGIECRAIRDADLLSEVGLVWLKDRYLSRAAQRFIALFGTPDGQSGDGGLS
- a CDS encoding DMT family transporter gives rise to the protein MPKVVYAALILLSLIWGGSFYFIKVLVEDFGSWGVSFLRSAFGLVAVTAIMLAMRKPFGLRGVRWPAMALVAIVNTALPWYLIAHSETRLDSSVASILNATTPLWTVVIGVAAFRASSNRYQWMGIAIAFAGVALLLGITPSAVSSIDATGLLLMMAATLCYGLGSQLSKRVLTGYSMYQLTFGTLLCSTVASGVMALVVDPFPVEPLADGTNLLMLLGLGVFGSGIGYILFYYIILAASAEFATTVTYLVPCTALVWAYTLLGERVGWNMLAGLIVILCGVYLAGKKKQASPALPAAKA
- a CDS encoding branched-chain amino acid aminotransferase codes for the protein MPLHGIRGLQSKVRELQESPGGLGFGRYFTDHMLLMDYEEGTGWGEPRIVPYGPLLLDPASKVFHYGQTVFEGMKAFKWKDGRARLFRPLDHVRRLNRSCARMCVPAVDEARVLGALRRLVTADADWIPEAPGTSLYIRPFVVATETQLGVAPSRSYAFVAICSPVGAYYAEGVRPVPIYVETEHVRAVAGGVGDAKTAGNYAAGLKAQEAAARMGCAQVLWLDGVEREYVEEVGSMNAFFRFGDEIVTPPLGGSILAGVTRDSVIRLLRGWGVSVSERPVSIGEVAAGLRDGKLREAFGTGTAAVVSPIGSLHWRGERLTVGDGEPGELSKRLYETLSGIQRGELPDAYGWMEVVPSAAE
- a CDS encoding MBL fold metallo-hydrolase, with translation MITLIVLLAVVLLLAATVYAVLALDPVFGAQAYRDRGHRLHKSPQFKDGKFRYPLPTSMVTSAADYLSMLRDFAKRRPNARPAPGRLPVVKLDTAAIGRPGPLRVTWFGHSASLLEIGGCTILLDPMLGRAPSPFPRFGGKRYADTMSFEIEALPPIDAVIFSHDHYDHLDYGTIRRLHAKVGRFFVPLGVGAHLRRWGVDESRIEEHDWHETFEWEGLRLSCLPARHFSGRGLAGRDATLWCAWAIEGGGQKVFFSGDSGYGPHFAEIGERFGPFDLTLMECGQYDPRWAAIHMSPEETVQAHIDVKGGTLLPIHWGAFTLAMHDWNDPIRRASAEAARKGVRIISPRIGETVEIGFEMSGASADAAAAVEWWR